cgccccttttaaagagggtcgctgcctagccgtgccaaccctctgcagtgtgtgcctgcttttcctgtggcagacgcacttttaaatagacatgagggtggcgtggcatgagggcagctgaaggctgggcagggcagtttggtgtgcgctgtggacactgggtcgtgggggggggggatttggcagcatgtaacccaggagaagtggcagcggagtgtcatgcaggcagtgattgtgctttgctggaggtagtgtgatgcttagctaaggtatccattgctaatgagggcttttcagatgttaaagttgttggggggggggcactcttgctgctattgtggcttaatagtgggacctgggaacttgagatgcagcccaacatgtagcccctcgcctgccctatccgtttctgtgtcgttcccatcactttcttgaattgccccgattttcaaaaatgaaaaccttagcgagcatcggcgatatacaaaaatgctcgagtcgcccattgacttcaatggggttcgttactcgaaacgaaccctcgagcatcgcgaaaacttcgtctcgagtaacgagcacccgagcattttggtgctcgctcatctctagtcccaactcgattatttaattctatgggcaaaagaattagcgtccaaattttacgtacggaatctgattttctcactttcctgtgtcatagaaattggaaatttggcacgagcattaattatgtcataaataggaaaagctaatgggtcccaacttcattattcaattctatgcgcaaaacaattagcgttcaaattttacatgtggaaagtaattttctcactttccggtgtcatagaaacaggaaatttggcacgagcattgattatgtcataaataggaaaagctaatgggtcccaactcgattattcaattctatgcgcaaaagaattagcgtccaaattttacgtacataatctaaatctctcacttcccaatgtcatagaaacatgaaatttggcacaagcattgattgtgtcataaatatgaaaagttaatgggattattcaattctaagcgcaaaagaattagcgtccaaattttatgcatgtaatctaattctctcacttcctgatgtcattttatataaaggaaacgtcgcatggttgcctccacgtggtgtttcctgggtaacgcaaagaactatgcaaaatggtgaacatatgtttttcctcagtatctctaaagtaaccacgacttcataagattttccgtgtgaataccagataaacaccagtaccaaattaactcgggcgaagccgggtatatcagctagtgcatatataaagacaaaatccctcactgactcactcactgactcgccaaaagttctccaacttcccggtgtcgtagaaacatgaattttggcacaagcatagattacctttaaaataggaaaggtaattgagtcccaactcgattattcaattctatgcgtaaaagaattagcgtctaaatattacgtacggaatctaattccctcacttcccagtgtcatagaaactcgaaatttggcaggagcattggttataaataggaaaagataatgggtcccaactcgattattcaattctagcgcaaaagaattggcgttgaaattttacgtgcggaatgtaattttttcactttccggtgtcatagaaaaacgggaaatttggcacgagcattgattatgtcataattaggaaaagctaatgggtcccaaatccattattcaattctatgtgcaaaagaattagcgtccaaattttacgtacataatcttaatctctcacttcccaatgtgacagaaacatgaaatttggcacgagcattgattaggtcataaatagaaaaaggtcattggtcccaactcgattattcaattctagcgcaaaagaattggcgtcaaaattttatgtgcggaatgtaattttttcactttccggtgtcatagaaacgtgaaatttggcatgagccttgattatgtcataaataggaaaagttcataggtcccaactcgattattcaattctagcgcaaaagaattggcgttgaaaatttacgtgcggaatgtaatttattcactttcctgtgtcatagaaacgggaaatttggcacgagcattgattatttcataaataggaaaagttaaagggtcccaactcgattattcaattctatgcgcaaaagaattagcgtcaaattttacgtacggaatctaattttctcactttccggtgtcatagaaacgggaagtttggcacgagcattgatttatgtcatagatgggaaaagctaatgggtcccaactcaattcaattctatgcacaaaagaattagcgtccaaactttacgtatggaatctaattttctcactttccggtgtcatagaaacgtgaaatttggcacgagcattgattaggtcataaaaagaaaaagatcataggtcccaactcgattatttaattctagcgcaaaagaattggcgtcgaaattttacgtgcggaatgtaattttttcactttccggtgtcatagaaacgggaaatttggcacgagcattgattatgtcataaataggaaaagctaactggtcccaactccattattccattctatgcgcaaaagaattagcgtccaaattttacgtacataatctaattttttcactatcCGGTGTCAtgaaaacgggaaatttggcacgagcattgattatgtcataaataggaaaagttcataggcaccaactcgattattcgcaaaagaattggcgttgaccATTTACGTGcaaaatctaattttttcactttctggtgtcatagaagcgagaaatttggcacgagcattaattatgtcataaatatgaaaagttaatgggtccatactcgattattcaattctatgtgaaaaagaattagcgtccaaattttacgtatggaatctaattttctcactttccggtgtcatagtaacgtgaaatttggcacgagctttgattatgtcataaatatgaaaagctaatgggtcccaactccattattcaattctatgcgcaaaagaattagcgtccaaattttatgcgcggaatgtaattttctcactttctggtgtcatagaaatgtgaaatttggcacaagcattgcttatgtcataaataggaaaagctaatgggtcccaactccattattcaattctatgcgctaaagaattagcgtccaaattttacgtacataatctaaatctctcacttcccaatgtgatagaaacatgaaatttggcacgagcattgattgtgtcataaataggaaaagctaatgggtcccaactccattattcaattctatgcgcaaaagaattagtgtcaaattttacgtacggaatctaattttctcactttccggtgtcatacaaacgggaaatttggcacgagcattgattatgtcataaataggaaaagctaatgggtcccaactccattattcaattctatgcgcaaaagaattagtgtccaaattttacatgcagaatctaattttctccctacctgtgtcatagaaacgtgaaatttggcacgggcattgattgtgtcataaattggaaaagttcatgggtcccaactcgattatttaattctaagcgcaaaacaattagcgtccacattttacgtacgaaatctaattctctcactccttggtgtaatagaaacttgaaatttggcacgggcattgattgtgtcataaatatgaaaagctaatgggtcacaattcgattattcaattctagcgcaaaagaattagcttcgaAATTTTAagcacataatctaaatctctcacttcccaatatcatagaaacatgaaatttgccataagcattgaatatgtcataaatagggaaagttaatgggtcccaactcaattattcaattctaagtgcaaaagaattagcgtccaaattttacatatggaatctaattctctcacttcctgatgtaattttatataaaggaaacgttgcatggttacctctctgcggtgtttcctgggtaacgcagagaactatgcaaaatggtgaacatatgttttccgtgtgaacaccagataagcaCCAGTACTAaactaactcgggcgaagccgggtatatcagctagtatatatatatatatatatatatatatatatatatatatatatatatatatatatatatatatatataatatgatatTTGCCTATAAATTCTAGCTGCTGTATTACTCAAAAGAAAATATCTTATTGTGGGAAGTTTCACACACTTTTATGAGCCTGTTGTATACTTGTGATTGCTCAATTAAACTTTGTAACAGTGTGCTGTGTGAATTTTTATATGGTGGCTACGATAATAACAATTGAAGATGGTACAGAGAATAGGAAGGGCTTCAGTGATTTAGGAGAATGATGGTAATTCATAGGCTGGGACCTTCACTACTCCAGGGATAGAGTGGGTTGATGAATTGTACCTAAGGGTattgttacaatcgtgtgggcaaactaagcatggggcccacatgatcgtgcCCAAAAAGGGAATGGATGCACACACACAGGTAGCACTAGGCTcacacgggtttcaagcaactgaccctgtgctacatgcGAGGATGGCAtgaccctacctaagcgggggattcaccccaataaagggcggcccagctgTCTTCGgatctagctgatcctaggagccacgcaccagtacaggccatattcacatgccacatgacaaagactgaacaacaggacacagagccagaatacacagcatgcagcagctactatgcaaacactagtaacagaaGATAAGCTGATTATAAATACCAGGTATAAGTTGACATTTTGtaaaaaacatggaagctagcaggccaacttcacggctcctggttataccgctagttcctcactaaccaggagtctagaagaaccggacacagttcatacAGCGCgctgcaacaggaacaagacaaagcacagatcacacagccagctgcaacaggaacaagacagagcacagatcacacagccagctgcaacaggaacactacagagcacagatcacacagccgcaacaggaacaggacagagcacatatCACACAGCCAgccgcaacaggaacaggacagagcacagatcacacagccagctgcaacaggaacaggacagagtacagaatacctgcttacaggcacaggctaatagcagactacaacatatagtagaaaccacacagactccacccagaactcacatgcacacagatgaaactcacagcaagtccatgtgtcctcatacaggggagatagacagtcagccacacaagctgacatagggaacggTGTCAGGAATCCACCGTCTGACacagagtaagacataagatgtttggaggctgcacctgtaaagggggaaggaaaagggagctgcatgtgctgcagaccaggactatAGGTGCCAAACCGTCTAGGGGAAGCTCAGAGACACAACCAGACCTACTTGTAAACACAGTTCAGAGTGGGAACAAATTATATAtacctgataacaagttacagaacacagaaataacatgactgctcaccctggaaccCAGCCAGAGACTAGCCAgatgctgggtttatatgtgagcacaggcccaggggattggctagcaggaagtaccacaccagccaggtcaatcaattaaccctgtaagggctgtgctgctaggaagcttataactacagatcccagcagcacacgtaacaggtaTGGCTACTTACATTTCTACAAGAAGGAGGTGGGTTGAGGAGATATGATAAGTTGGTGGGTTACCTGTCACTTTACCAGAAGTAGGCACTTTGACAAGATATGTTCAAGCTGTACTAATCTTTATTATCAGGGGGTCATATTTTTTCAAGATTACTTCCTTTTTACCAGCAAATCagtttttctattcatttcatatTTAAACATGAtaataaaacattttgggaaaaacacACAACCTAAAAGTCCAATGCTGGACATCATCACTGCAAATATCTCCACCACTACCATGTACTTCCCTCTGGTGCTAAGATAAGCTGGGATCATGgagatccagacactgcagaacagcagcatgctgaaggtgatgtacttggcttcattaaaactgtccggtaatgtcctcaccatgaaagccagaacaaagctcaccgCTGCCAGGAGCCCCATATAACCCAACATGGAGTAGAAGCAAACATCTGAGCcttcatgacactgaatgatgatctttCCAGGATAAGACTGAGTGTCAAAGTCCTGGAATGGAGGAGAAATAGACAACCAGATAACACAGATGACAACTTGTATAGATGAACACAACAGCACTATGgtatagggcagcttcacattcaGCCATTTTCTCCAGGGGCTTCCAGGCTTTGTAGACTTAAAAGCTACACAGACCATAACAGTCTTGGCGAGAAGTGAAGAGACAGCTACtgagaaaaaaatcccaaaactggTTTCCCGGAATCTACAAGTTATGTCAGTGGGACAACCAAGAAACAAGAAGATGGAGAGGAAGCTGAGAATGATGGAGACCAGGAGGAGATAACTCAGGTTCCGGTTATTAGCTTTAACAATAGGAGTGTCCCGGTGGGAAATAAATATTCTCAATATGAAGCCGGTCACAAGACATCCAAAGACTGAGACACCGGAAAATATAGAAGCCATTGTATCATTCTGGTAGGAGATGAATTCCAGGACTTTGGGTAGGCATTCGTCTCTCTTCTCATTTGGCCATTCATCACTTTGGCATTCAATACAGCTCTCAGCATCTGTAGGAATATTTCATAATATATAAAATGTTATttatgtttattagagatgagcgaacgtactcgtccgagcttgatattcgtgcgaatattagggtgttcgggatgctcgttactctcgTAACtcgttccggttactttcagtttcctctctgagacgttagcgcacttttctggccaattgaaagacagggaaggcattacaacttccccctgtgacgttcaagccctataccacccccctgctgtgagtggctggggcgatcagatgtcacccgagtata
The sequence above is a segment of the Eleutherodactylus coqui strain aEleCoq1 chromosome 7, aEleCoq1.hap1, whole genome shotgun sequence genome. Coding sequences within it:
- the LOC136573582 gene encoding vomeronasal type-2 receptor 26-like; the protein is MAISELLENFGWTWVGIIVSDDETGEIELQILTKYMRERGIYKTLILSPFWIPETYAENDQSVFNGTLAVQFSSPFPGLEDIIKIYRKLDEKRYNEKYWSLLASTGNISDIDDFIHDDTSEELKCTQSYHAKNLKHLLLFGVAPRLYSAVEVLAKGLHEMFLFIKDEYEENSITGFIHYRRKLQRYIQMMKSSPDPMRPSYYFNEKGETVHQYKIINWLHIEEALHAVEVGNFTPWAVSGEKLYINPQSITWKHTKKIPVSRCSDQCSPGSRKKTRETIHSCCYDCSPCSEGEISNITDAESCIECQSDEWPNEKRDECLPKVLEFISYQNDTMASIFSGVSVFGCLVTGFILRIFISHRDTPIVKANNRNLSYLLLVSIILSFLSIFLFLGCPTDITCRFRETSFGIFFSVAVSSLLAKTVMVCVAFKSTKPGSPWRKWLNVKLPYTIVLLCSSIQVVICVIWLSISPPFQDFDTQSYPGKIIIQCHEGSDVCFYSMLGYMGLLAAVSFVLAFMVRTLPDSFNEAKYITFSMLLFCSVWISMIPAYLSTRGKYMVVVEIFAVMMSSIGLLGCVFFPKCFIIMFKYEMNRKTDLLVKRK